In Neptuniibacter halophilus, the genomic stretch AGCCTGATTCAGTGCGCCGACGTGGCCATGTTTGACGCCAAAGAAAACGGCAAAAGTCAGATGCGCTTCTATCACGATGAACAGGGTAGCCAGCGCTATGAACGCTTCTCACTGGTTAACGACCTGCGCAAGGCGCTGGATAAAGGCGAGTTTCGTCTGTTCTATCAGCCTCAGGTCGATGCCCGCAGCGGAAATGTGATGGGGGTCGAGGCGTTGTTGCGCTGGGAGCACAGTGAGGCCGGTATGATCTCACCCGCCAAATTTATCCCGCTGGCCGAGGAGCAGGGGCTGATTGTGCCTATCGGTGAATGGGTGTTGGAGGAGGCCTGCCGGAATGCTAAATCATGGCACGATCAGGGTATGGATATCCGGGTTGGGGTTAATATCGCCGGCCAGCAGATTATGCATGAAAGCCTGTTGCCGACTGTGCGCAGAGTCATTCGTGATACCGGGATCGATCCGGGGCTGCTGGATCTGGAGGTAACGGAGAATTTCCTCTTACGTCAGTCTGAGGTGACGATTCCTAAGCTGCATAAGTTCCGGGAGATGGGCGTATCCCTGTCGATGGATGATTTCGGTACCGGCTTTTCATCGCTCAGTTACCTGAAAAAACTGCCCCTGAACACCCTGAAGATCGATCAGAGTTTTGTGCGTGATATCGGGGTCGATCCGGAAGGCGAGGCGATCGTTAAAGCGATTATCGTACTGGCCAAGAGCCTCGGTCTTGAGGCTCTTGCTGAGGGGGTCGAAACCAGTGAGCAGCTTTCCTATCTGCGGATTCATGGCTGCCACCTGATTCAGGGTTTCTACTTCAGTCGCCCTCTGCCATCAGAGGAGCTGCCGGAGTTTATAATGAGTCAGGCGGTGGAGATCAGCTAGGTTCTTCAGGTACAGGCTGCTTAGTTCTGGCCGAAAATGGCGGCGCGTTTGTTGATATAGTCGAACGTCTCGCCCTGTTCTTCGGCGGCGAAGCGCATCTCATCAAGCTGCTGGAAGTTATCGATTTCGTAGTCGGTCATATTGTGCAGGTTGTTGCCGCCAAAATACCACAGCAGATCGCGGGCGATCAGATGGGCCAGTTCCGGGTAGCGACGGAATGCTTTATCAATAAAGTCCTCGCCCTGTTCATGAACACCGGCTTTTTCGGCTTCAAAATCTTCGATTAACTGGCGAAACTCTTCGATAAAATCGAGATCGTCCTGAGCCGGTTCGTCACTGGTAAACGGTTTACGGTTAATGAAGTTGTTGTAAGCAATTTTTAAAAAATTCAGATGATGAATTTGGTAAGATGTCATTCCGGTCTCCGCTTTGAGGTCGCGGCTATTCTATAAGCTTGAGCCTGAACCGGCCAGCTTTCCGCCCGCTTCCCGGTATTGTAGCGGTTTCAACAAAACTATGTTGCAGCCCGTGTCGCTTGAAATTGCCGAAGTGACCCTTATTTTAGAGGCTGTGCATATACTTCCGGGCGGAAACGCCCCGACCGGTATACAGCATCCGATAATAAACCTGACAGCCAATAACTCCCGGGAATGGTAGATGACCCAAGCCTTATCAATAGAAAAACTGCATAAAGTTTACGGCAACGGCTTTGAAGCGCTCAAAGAGATCAGCTTCAGTGTCAGCGAGGGGGATTTTTTCGCCCTGCTGGGGCCGAACGGTGCCGGTAAATCCACCACGTTGGGCATCGTCTCCTCTCTGGTGAACAAAACCTCCGGTAAGGTATCGATCTTTGGTATTGATCTGGATAAAAACCTGACCAGAGCGAAGATGAATCTGGGCGTCGTGCCGCAGGAGTTCAACTTCAATATGTTTGAGAATGTCCGCGACATACTGGTGACCCAGGCGGGTTATTACGGCATCTCCCGACCTGCTGCGACTGAGCGGGCCGATTATTACCTGAAAAAACTCGGGCTCTGGGAGAAGCGTAATGGCCCGGCGCGGATGCTCTCCGGTGGCATGAAACGCCGCCTGATGATCGCCCGGGCATTGATGCATGATCCCAAACTGCTGATTCTGGATGAGCCGACAGCGGGGGTAGATATCGAGCTGCGTCGTTCGATGTGGGAGTTCCTGCAGGAGATCAACCGTGCCGGAACCACCATCATCCTCACCACCCACTATCTGGAGGAGGCTGAGAGCCTGTGTCGCAATATTGCGATTATTGACCACGGCCAGATCATCAAGAACACCAGTATGCGGGAGCTGCTGCAGCAACTGAATACTGAGACTTTTATTCTCGATCTGGAGCAGCCGCTGCAGAACCTGCCGGAGCTGCCCGGCTACACCCTTCGTCAGTTGGATGACGGGGTGCTGGAAGTGGATGTTTTCAAGGAGCAGGGGCTGAATGCGCTGTTCAAAGAGCTGGATAATCTGGGCATTGCGGTCAGCAGTATGCGCAACAAGTCCAACCGTCTGGAAGAGCTGTTTGTCTCTCTGGTAGATAAGAATCTGAAACAGGAAACTGCATGAACACCCAAGCCCTATTTGTAGCCTTCTGGACGATCGTTCGTCGCGAAGTCAGACGTTTTACCCGGATCTGGGCGCAGACGCTGCTGCCGCCGGCGATCACCATGACGCTTTATTTTATTATCTTCGGTAACCTGATCGGCAGCCGGATCGGTGAGATGGGCGGTTTCGACTATATGGAGTATATCGTGCCGGGCCTGATCATGATGTCGGTGATCACTAACTCCTACAGCAACGTGGTTTCTTCTTTCTACAGCACCAAGTTTCAGCGCAACATCGAAGAGCTGCTGGTGTCACCGGTACCGAACTGGGTGATACTGAGTGGTTTTGTGCTGGGGGGCGTTGCCCGCGGTCTGGGCGTTGGTTTTATTGTCACCTTGCTGTCGCTGTTCTTTACTGACCTTCAGGTTCAGCATCTGGGGGTGACCATTGTGGTGGTATTCCTGACCTCGGTTCTGTTCTCTCTGGGGGGCTTTATCAACGCGGTGTTTGCCAACTCATTTGATGATATCAGCATTATCCCGACCTTCGTTCTGACGCCACTGACCTACCTCGGCGGGGTGTTTTACTCGATTCAGTTACTGCCGGAGTTCTGGCAGGGCGTGTCTCAGTTGAACCCGATCCTTTATATGGTGAACACCTTCAGGTACGGTATCCTTGGTATCAGTGATATTAATGTGGGTTTTGCCTTCACAATGATCCTGCTGTTTATTGCCGGGTTATTCTCTTATGCCCTCTATCTGCTCCGCAATGGTAAAGGTATTCGCAGTTAATGAAACAAGATGACATCATCACGCAGTCTCCGCTGGGTCAGGAGACGGCTTACGTCAACACCTATGATCCCTCTCAGCTATACCCGATCGCACGGGATATCAACTGGAAGCAACAGGGCGTGGAGCGGTCTGAGCTGCCGTTTTCCGGCGTCGATATCTGGAACGCCTACGAGCTCTCCTGGCTGAATATGCGTGGCAAGCCGGAGGTGCGTCTGGCGGAGTTCCGTCTGTATGCCGATTCCGAGAATATTATCGAGTCCAAATCGTTCAAGCTTTATCTTAACTCCTTTAACCTGAGTCGTTTCGAGTCAGAAGCGGAGGTCAGAGCGCGTCTGCTGGAAGATCTTGGCAAGGCGGCGGGTGGCCGGGTCGATGTCCGTATCTACCATCCGGATCAGGCACCTGAATTTGGTCAGTTTACGGGTTTCTGTATCGACAATCAGGATGTGGAAATTGAACACTACAGCCCTGCGCCGGAGCTCCTGACCACCGGAGAAGATAAAGTGGAAGAGGTGCTATACAGCCACCTGCTCAAATCCAACTGTCCGGTCACCGGTCAGCCCGACTGGGCAACACTGGGTATCTGTTACAGCGGTATCGAAATTGAGCGTGAAGGTTTACTTAAGTACATCATCTCCTACCGCGAGCATGGCGATTTCCACGAGCAGTGTGTCGAAAAAATCTTCATGGATATCTGGCAGCGCTGCCAGCCGGAAAGTCTGAGTGTCTATGCGCGTTATGTACGCCGTGGTGGTCTGGATATCAATCCGTTCCGCAGCAGTGATTCCGAAGATATCGACAACCTGCGCCTGAGCCGCCAGTAAGGAGCCAAAATGGACGCGTTAGACCTGTTACATAACCGGGTATCCTGCCCGGTCCTGTCTGAACCCGGCCCGACAGAAGAACAACTGGAGGCCATGTTTCAGGCAGCCCTGCGGGCACCGGACCACGGTGCAATTCGCCCCTGGCGTTTTCTCACCATTGCGGGGGAGCAGCGACACAAGCTGGGTGAACTGTTTTTACAGGCGGCCCTGCAGGATGATCCGGATCTGGCGCCAGAGCGCCGCGAAAAAATTCTCAATATGCCGTTGCGGGCACCCACCCTGATTGTGGTGATCGCTGCGGTACGTGAACACCCGAAGGTGCCGCTGCTGGAGCAGGAAGTGTCTGCGGGTTGTGCGGCACAGAACATCATTCTGGCAGCCCATGCCCAGGGCGTCGGCGCCATGTGGCGTACCGGCGATATGGCTTACCATTCTCAGGTACGTCAGGGGCTGGGCGTAGCCGACGCGGAAACCATTATCGGCTATATCTACCTCGGCACTGCTGCCAAAATGCGCCGCGCGCCGCAGCATGATCTGAGTGATTACGTGGCCTCCTGGCCGGTTTAAGGGGGGAAACGCCATGGACAGACAGCAGCAGGCGGATCAGTTTCTGGAGTGGCTCCGGGGGCAGATCCCGCTGATTAACCATATGGGCTTTCAGCCGCTGCGCTGGGATGGCCATGAACTGCAGATGGGGGCTGAACTGGCGCCTAATGTGAATGATAAGGGCACCGGTTTTGGTGGTTCTCTGGCGACCGTGGCGACGCTTTGTGGCTGGAGTATTATCACCCTCTACCTGCGCGAGCAGGGGCGCAACGATGATGTGGTGATCCGCGACAGTCATCTCGAATATTTTCTTCCGGTCACCCGTGATTTTACGGCAGTGACCCAACTGCCGGCCCCTGAAACCCTGAGCGGTTTTGATGCCAGAATGGCAGATAAGGGACGTGCCCGGATGGATCTGGTGATCGAAATCAGACAGGACGACAAGCTGGCGCTGCGTCTCAGTGGCAGTTATGTGGCACTGGAAAAGAAAGCGCCATCCTCGCCTGAATAAATGCCTGCGGAGTGCTTCTGTTCAGAGGCACTCATCATTTTTGGAAAAATCACTTGAGTCTGGAGTAAGCTTCAGGGTTTATGCTGTCAGCATATTCAGTAAAAGCTTAAGGTTTTTCCTATGATCTATCGTTTTTCTCTCCAGGGTATCACGTGTGCCGGTTGTGTCCGCTCACTGGAGCGGGGGCTGCAGGGCGCGCCGGTTATCGAAGATTATTCTGTTAATTTTGCCGATCGGGGCCTGAGCGTCTCGACCTCCGGATCTGCTGCGGAGGTGATTGCCGTGGTTGAAGCGGCGGGTTATGGCGCCATCGAACTCAATGATGAAGACGGACTGGCTCAGGCGGAAGCCGCGGAGCAGGCCCATTATCTGCGAGCATTGCAGCGCAGTTTTATCGGCCTTGGTTTTGGTGCGCTGCTGATGATTCAGGCCTGGTTTGGGCTAATGCCGGATATTACTACATCGGGTGGTCAGTTGCTGGGGGCCGTCACCGGGCTGGCCGCGCTGTTGCTGATGGGCTTCTGTGCCGGGCATATCTACCGTGGCGCGCTGAGTTCGGCTCGCCGCCTGAATTTTAATATGGATACCCTGATCGCACTGGGTACCGGTGCGGCCTGGATCTATTCCTCGGGGATTCTGTTACTGGCGGCTGCCGGGGCGAACCTGCCGGATGTAGCGCGTCACCTTTATTATGAGGCGGCCGTGATGATTCTCGGTTTTATTCTGCTGGGTCAGGCTCTGGAAGCCCGGGCACGGAAAAAAACCGGCGATTCTATCCGCAGTCTGATGAACCTGCAGCCAGCAATCGCGCTGCGGATCCGGCAGGGTGAGGAGAAGGAGGTCGCGGTAGCGCTGCTGGCACCGGGCGATCAGGTACGTATCCGACCGGGCGAACGGGTGCCGGTGGATGGCGAGGTGGCCTCCGGAGACAGTTATCTGGATGAATCCATGCTCACCGGGGAATCGGTGCCTGTGCATAAGTTTGCCGGCGAGAAGCTGGTGGGGGGCACACTTAACGGTTCCGGCAGCCTGTTGATGAATGTTGAGCAGGTGGGCTCGCAGACGGTTCTGGCGCAGATTATTGAAGCGGTGCGTGAAGCGCAGAACTGTAAGCCGGAGCTGGGACGTCTGGCAGACAGAATCGCTGCGGTCTTTGTTCCGGTTGTGGTTGGCATTGCCCTGCTGACCGCACTGATCTGGTGGATCTGGGGTCCGGCACCGCAGTACAGCTACGCCATTATCACCATGATGACGGTGCTGATTATCGCTTGCCCCTGCGCTCTGGGACTGGCGACACCCATGTCGGTGATGGTCGCTGTCGGGCGTGCAGCGCAGGGGGGGATTCTGATCCGCAATGCCGATGCTCTGCAACTGGCTGAAACGCTGAGCACCATCGTACTGGATAAAACCGGCACCCTGACGCTGGGTAAGCCGCAACTGACCGATCAGCACTATCTGCTGCCGGAGTCGGAACAGGCACAGGTCAAGGCGGTGGTGGCGGCGCTGGAATCACACTCAGAGCACCCGCTGGCGCAGGCGCTGGTGAGGGATCTGGAGGTGCCGGAGAAGGCAGAAGTCAGTGATTTTTCCAGCCAGCCGGGTTCAGGCGTCAGTGCCACGTATGAAGGTCAGCGCTGGCTGGCGGGTAACCGTCACTGGCTGGAGCAGAATCAGGTTGATTGTTCCGCGCTGGAGTCGGAGATTGCCGTCTGGAGTCAACAGGCGCGTTCTCTGGTGTTTGTGGCCCGTGATCAGGAGCTGGTGGCGCTCTACGGCGTGGCTGATCCGCTCAAATCTGATTCAGCCGCGGCAGTAAAAGCGCTACAGGAGGCGGGTTTACAGGTCGTGCTGCTGTCGGGGGATAACCGGCAGACGGCAGAAGCGGTTGCCGCCCAGGTGGGTATTACCGAGGTGATTGCTGATGTCCGGCCAGAGCAGAAACAGGAGGTGATCAGTCAACTGCAGCAGCAGGGCGAAACCGTAGCGATGGTCGGGGATGGCGTGAATGATGCACCGGCGCTGGCGCAGGCGGATCTCGGTTATGCCATTGGCAGTGGGTCTGATATTGCCATCGCCTGTGCTGATGTGACCCTGATGTCGGGATCCCTGCATGGGGTTAGCCGGGCAATCAATCTGTCACGGGCCACGGTGCGGAATATACGTCAGAACCTGTTTGGCGCGTTCATTTATAATGCACTGGCGATTCCGGTAGCGGCGGGTGCACTCTATCCGCTGGCGGGTATGTTGCTGAATCCGGCCATAGCCGGTGCGGCTATGGCCATGTCTTCAGTCACTGTGGTCAGTAACGCCAATCGTCTGCGTTGGCTTAAACTCTAAGCCCACGTTGCGCTGATTTGGCCGTTAAGG encodes the following:
- a CDS encoding PA2817 family protein, with product MTSYQIHHLNFLKIAYNNFINRKPFTSDEPAQDDLDFIEEFRQLIEDFEAEKAGVHEQGEDFIDKAFRRYPELAHLIARDLLWYFGGNNLHNMTDYEIDNFQQLDEMRFAAEEQGETFDYINKRAAIFGQN
- a CDS encoding ABC transporter ATP-binding protein, with the translated sequence MTQALSIEKLHKVYGNGFEALKEISFSVSEGDFFALLGPNGAGKSTTLGIVSSLVNKTSGKVSIFGIDLDKNLTRAKMNLGVVPQEFNFNMFENVRDILVTQAGYYGISRPAATERADYYLKKLGLWEKRNGPARMLSGGMKRRLMIARALMHDPKLLILDEPTAGVDIELRRSMWEFLQEINRAGTTIILTTHYLEEAESLCRNIAIIDHGQIIKNTSMRELLQQLNTETFILDLEQPLQNLPELPGYTLRQLDDGVLEVDVFKEQGLNALFKELDNLGIAVSSMRNKSNRLEELFVSLVDKNLKQETA
- a CDS encoding ABC transporter permease, which encodes MNTQALFVAFWTIVRREVRRFTRIWAQTLLPPAITMTLYFIIFGNLIGSRIGEMGGFDYMEYIVPGLIMMSVITNSYSNVVSSFYSTKFQRNIEELLVSPVPNWVILSGFVLGGVARGLGVGFIVTLLSLFFTDLQVQHLGVTIVVVFLTSVLFSLGGFINAVFANSFDDISIIPTFVLTPLTYLGGVFYSIQLLPEFWQGVSQLNPILYMVNTFRYGILGISDINVGFAFTMILLFIAGLFSYALYLLRNGKGIRS
- the queF gene encoding NADPH-dependent 7-cyano-7-deazaguanine reductase QueF (Catalyzes the NADPH-dependent reduction of 7-cyano-7-deazaguanine (preQ0) to 7-aminomethyl-7-deazaguanine (preQ1) in queuosine biosynthesis), with translation MKQDDIITQSPLGQETAYVNTYDPSQLYPIARDINWKQQGVERSELPFSGVDIWNAYELSWLNMRGKPEVRLAEFRLYADSENIIESKSFKLYLNSFNLSRFESEAEVRARLLEDLGKAAGGRVDVRIYHPDQAPEFGQFTGFCIDNQDVEIEHYSPAPELLTTGEDKVEEVLYSHLLKSNCPVTGQPDWATLGICYSGIEIEREGLLKYIISYREHGDFHEQCVEKIFMDIWQRCQPESLSVYARYVRRGGLDINPFRSSDSEDIDNLRLSRQ
- a CDS encoding nitroreductase family protein yields the protein MDALDLLHNRVSCPVLSEPGPTEEQLEAMFQAALRAPDHGAIRPWRFLTIAGEQRHKLGELFLQAALQDDPDLAPERREKILNMPLRAPTLIVVIAAVREHPKVPLLEQEVSAGCAAQNIILAAHAQGVGAMWRTGDMAYHSQVRQGLGVADAETIIGYIYLGTAAKMRRAPQHDLSDYVASWPV
- a CDS encoding YiiD C-terminal domain-containing protein, with protein sequence MDRQQQADQFLEWLRGQIPLINHMGFQPLRWDGHELQMGAELAPNVNDKGTGFGGSLATVATLCGWSIITLYLREQGRNDDVVIRDSHLEYFLPVTRDFTAVTQLPAPETLSGFDARMADKGRARMDLVIEIRQDDKLALRLSGSYVALEKKAPSSPE
- a CDS encoding heavy metal translocating P-type ATPase — encoded protein: MIYRFSLQGITCAGCVRSLERGLQGAPVIEDYSVNFADRGLSVSTSGSAAEVIAVVEAAGYGAIELNDEDGLAQAEAAEQAHYLRALQRSFIGLGFGALLMIQAWFGLMPDITTSGGQLLGAVTGLAALLLMGFCAGHIYRGALSSARRLNFNMDTLIALGTGAAWIYSSGILLLAAAGANLPDVARHLYYEAAVMILGFILLGQALEARARKKTGDSIRSLMNLQPAIALRIRQGEEKEVAVALLAPGDQVRIRPGERVPVDGEVASGDSYLDESMLTGESVPVHKFAGEKLVGGTLNGSGSLLMNVEQVGSQTVLAQIIEAVREAQNCKPELGRLADRIAAVFVPVVVGIALLTALIWWIWGPAPQYSYAIITMMTVLIIACPCALGLATPMSVMVAVGRAAQGGILIRNADALQLAETLSTIVLDKTGTLTLGKPQLTDQHYLLPESEQAQVKAVVAALESHSEHPLAQALVRDLEVPEKAEVSDFSSQPGSGVSATYEGQRWLAGNRHWLEQNQVDCSALESEIAVWSQQARSLVFVARDQELVALYGVADPLKSDSAAAVKALQEAGLQVVLLSGDNRQTAEAVAAQVGITEVIADVRPEQKQEVISQLQQQGETVAMVGDGVNDAPALAQADLGYAIGSGSDIAIACADVTLMSGSLHGVSRAINLSRATVRNIRQNLFGAFIYNALAIPVAAGALYPLAGMLLNPAIAGAAMAMSSVTVVSNANRLRWLKL